One region of Fragaria vesca subsp. vesca linkage group LG4, FraVesHawaii_1.0, whole genome shotgun sequence genomic DNA includes:
- the LOC101304665 gene encoding uncharacterized protein LOC101304665 has protein sequence MSSLSSCLSLTKNLAHASLPNNNNGSSSPPPSLHATNNNTKLPMRSRTTPPLPGKKPQPNLQRRKPNQPSVIEIERVIGAGRFRDADNSDVEEENVAKFDMSMMNFSKFEGPVEKQLRETGEWVTNQTERGFRSNGKQILKFVFLWILPIWAFSLLVAVGAIKLNIPILNDLIM, from the exons ATGTCTAGCTTATCCTCTTGTCTTTCCCTAACCAAAAACCTTGCTCATGCTTCTCTTCCCAACAACAACAATGGCTCTTCATCACCACCACCATCTCTCCATGCTACTAACAACAACACAAAACTTCCGATGCGCAGCAGAACAACTCCACCATTGCCAGGAAAGAAGCCGCAACCAAACTTGCAACGCCGCAAGCCAAACCAGCCTTCTGTCATCGAAATCGAACGTGTCATTGGTGCTGGAAGGTTTCGCGATGCTGACAACTC GGATGTGGAAGAAGAAAATGTTGCGAAGTTCGACATGTCGATGATGAACTTTAGCAAGTTTGAAGGGCCAGTGGAGAAGCAGCTCCGGGAGACAGGAGAGTGGGTAACCAATCAAACCGAAAGAGGGTTCCGTTCAAATG GCAAACAAATTCTGAAGTTTGTGTTCTTGTGGATACTACCAATCTGGGCTTTCTCACTCCTAGTTGCCGTTGGAGCCATCAAGCTAAACATCCCAATTCTTAATGACCTCATTATGTGA